A window of Metopolophium dirhodum isolate CAU chromosome 6, ASM1992520v1, whole genome shotgun sequence genomic DNA:
TTTTTGGTACGGACGGGAACGGTCAGAGGAACACGTTTTTGTGTTCggcagaattttcaagtgggtacccgtaggtatctgccgtAGGTATCTGCCTTGGTGGAAGACACCGTGACGGTCTGAAGAAAATTGACACCCGTCGCTGTAAAAAGTttccaattaaatatttttaaataaccagtTTCACTGCTAACATCATTGATGCATATGTTGTCAATGCTTCTGTGTTTAtctaaatattctataataacaCCTTTCCAATATGcattgtatgtaattttaccCAAGCCGGAATGGGGTTTTTATTAATCACCAATCAACAGACATCAGcgtactttttttttgaaaaaaatataataatcttacttttaTCAGAATAGTAATTTTCCATTCGAATAAAACTTAATTACagtcttagatcatatacaatatcTGAGATCACAGTATACTCTTACTCgaggaaaaaataatacctctcagcaaaatatgtatagatagcaaattgtaattaataaataaaaagacaatgaattacttaaaatattacgattttatgaattagtaaaaaataaatgacatacataaaaagtttttactttaaattataatagaacaaaTAGGCTTGGATGTATATCAAATGGCATgtacattcaatatttaaaataaagaaaaaattgattgatatacatcatattatttacaattaataagtgTCCATATAGCtggtatatttacataattttttatcgttatttaaaaaatatacagcaTATACTCGTGTAAAATATGAGCAACTATAAACGATGATAtagtattaaagaaaaataatagtttacaaTCTAtgttaacttttttgaaaactggAATACTTTGTCTGTAAATTCTACACATCCGACGCAAGTCCAAAGTCGTAAAATTATCGTGCGGGTGCTCGAATCGTACTCGTACAAACCGACTGGTCATCGTCATGCACCCACATCCACCTCCACCAGCAGCAGTTGAACTCGATCACGTGCCTTCGTTCAGACCAAATCGTCCACCTTCTTGAGCTGGTCCTGTATGGCGGCAAACGTCTTGTCCTTGATCTCGGAAAGCCACAGGAAGCAGATGACTATGGACGTGAGGCAGAACAGCGACGATACCAGATAGTTGCGGTACATGCCACCGTCGTCGGCCAGCAAAGTGTAAATCTTGAAGGCCAGGAACATCGTGACGGTGAGCGAGATAATGTTGGCCGCGTAAGCCGGGTGTACCCAGGTACATGCCGGCCGCGCACACGTACACTAGGGTTAGCCACCCACTGTCCGTGGAATACACTTCAGAGGTTcttcaaaatgttaatatcctaaaaaaaaatattataataatttaaaatcgtttttttaattcgttatcAGGAAAAACTAACTTGGCCATTAGCTGGTGAAATCATAGTAAATTCGGCGGTGCACCTGTCCACGTAGAAGTACTCGAATACGGCCATATCGAACACAAGGCACGAAGCGAACGACACAATCAGTCACGGTCCACTCGGGCAGCCAGCACGGTGGACGGCAGCGCCGAGACCAGCACCGAGCAGGCGAACACCAGTAGAAGCCGGTTCTGCATAACGTACAAGTGCGGGGACTCGGGAATGATAGGGGTTCGTGAGCCGCGTGTAATCCAGGTAGGTACATGCCACTAGGGTTAGCCACTTGGAATGCACTTGATGAAAAAAGGTTCTTCAAAATTTcggtttttctaaaaaaaaaatattataataatttaaaactgttttttttttatcaggaaAACTAACTTGGTCATCCGGTAAATTTGATGGTGTCCACCTCAACCTATCTGGTGCAATGTGAActtgttttaattcaattttcttCTTTATGTGAGAATCTACAATATTCCAGTCTACACATAttgtaatttctttatagatttCCACAACCATGTGCAGAGATTGGAAAGTGTCTATAATATCTTGTTTCattaaacctaaaataaaattattattaatgttatgatTGTCTCAcaaaattcttattaaaaagtttcaaattaaatgtttttaaattaccagtTTCACTGCTAATATCATTGATGCAGATGTTGTCAATGCCTCTGTGGTGATGTAAATATTGTAGAATGACACCTTTCCAATACGCATCGTATGAAATTTTACCCAAACCGGAAAGCGGTTTTTCTGGCGTACCTGGTTGATTTTCAATTCTAGATAGAAGATAACCTGAAAGGATAGACTAGACATGATATATGCTAAAACGCCTAGGTTAATATAGTTTTCACTTACTGAATTCGATGAGAATTCGTCCATACCCTTGTCTTCGGTACTGTGGCATGATTACGATACAAGCTACATTAAAATTGTCTTCATTTTGTTtgagttttgaaaaataaccaACCAAATGACAGCCCTTAACATGTTTAATtgaacattattacaatataattatggtaGACAActataaaaacactaaaaatgcGACGGTATAGACAAAAGTGGAAACTACTACTAATAAATTTAGATTATtggcttatataaaaatttaaagctGGATGGACTTATTTAaacgtatttatataggtatacttacaaaACCGTCGTTTTTCGTCACAATGTAAAATAAGAATGGTTCAACGCCAAAGTCCAGAGTTTTTAggtccaaaaataattttcccaATCGACATAGTGTTTCGCAATACGTTTTATCTACTTTTCCGTCAacctgtttgaaaaaaaataaacaactataTAGTTTACATCTCatgaattgtttaataaaattaatttacttcaaAAACGCTTAAATCTCCACTTAGGTAGATTTCTGTGCCTGGTGGTGTTCTCCAATTACAGTGCCGCATATGTCTTTCCAAGATCGATTGACATTTAgtgtattttaaacaaaattcacaaaatattaatctCGGAGAATTCTCTTCCTGTGGAAATGGACATGAATAACAAGTCTCCACTTCAAATTTTCCCAATTGTATTACACTCGGACATCGTACTGGAGTTTGAATTGTACTCTAcaatgacaattattgaaatataagacgtcatgttatattaaaataaaataaataatttaaattttacattcttTTCCAGTGTTCTTTTCCGCTTACATATATTGATATCATCGTTTACAACTCCAGATGCCACGGGTCGGATCATATTTTCCAGaactgaaaattgtatttaatatttattactaagaCTGGTTAGTAAGCCAAAAAATTTAAGTACAGCATAAATAgacacctatatatacctatgacacctttatgatatacctaaatatatgtCATCGCTAAATATAtggcttttaaattatttaaatcataaaaatgtgaCGTAAATATCATTCACTAGTCATAATAGCTTCgaaattggtatttatttatttttttaattttccattcgTTATCTGCTCTCTGAGAACTATGGGTACTTGGTatctatacataggtactacgtTTGATTAATATACTCAAaagaacataaatataaacatacaacaTGCAATGGATCAAAATTAAACACACCAGATCATATCCCGTTCACACTTAGTGCATTATAAGTGCAGCACTTTGCTTAAATCATTTTGATTTCACCTTGGAGATAGCAGTGTCCCACCGGCCCACCGTACACTACCTCTAATTGGGCGATGTGTTGGGGAGGGGGGATGGGGCGAGAAGTAAGAGAGACATTACCGTCTTTCGCGACATCACGTTGATACGTTGAACCCACAATGGAAAGTTTTTCATGCTTtgcctattaaaataaaaatatattaataaatacctactgaaagaaataataatttatctttattacttttttaaatgttctgtCGCTAGCATCAGTCTGTACCCTTTTCTTTTTTATCCCTGCAGCTCTAGGTAGTGAACAGGGGACCATACGGTCTTCCTTGAAATCGGGTATTACATACATCGTTCCTTTAATGGGTGGTTTTCCATATTTTCCCTGTAAAAATtacgatatattaataaatactgaaattataataattgatatttattacctTTTTTACGTAAAGAGTCGAGGTGACATTACTGTCTTCCGTGACATCGCGTGCGTACATCGATCCTTTGATACATGGTTTCCCAAACTTTCcctgtgaaaataataatatattaataaataccgaatgaaataataattgtcctttgttacttttttaaactttttgtcgATATCCTCAGGTGGTAGACTCTTTCTTTTTTCACCGGCTCTATAGAGTGAGAGGGaggttgttttaattttatttgagtcTACTTTAGGCAATCGTGCTTTCCTTCCGGGAGCATGTTTTAAGATCGGTGTTTCAATCGATGATGTGCTATTGGGACGACGGTGACGTATTACACTAGATACTAAATGTGCTTCAGTTTGAACAATATTTGTCTTGTCATTACTATTTGACACATTATCGCTCGGCATAATGTCTAGATATGATATTGACAATGCAGTTATTACACAGGGAAAGAAGGGCTGTTTTGATTTTAGtagaattaacaaaatttattgcCTATGTATGATATAtcaattactaagtatatttaatgattttattgtgctgaatgtaatttatttaattattagacaTTTTAGTGGTAATAcagtaagtaaaattaatttttagtgaatatttgcattttaaaatgttatcgtgtgtgtacaatttaataataggtatactcaaaaagtttcaagtactcgcgaataatatttttaattaaaacaaaataagtttaaacTAGAGTGCggatttataaacattaaaaaccaaccaaataaacactaaaaaatcttaaatatgtataattatatgcacTGAAATGTTGAAATGtgcaataaagataaaaattatgcataaaaaaattagcaaaataatttttttcgaaggtttaattaactaaaacaacataaatacttttcttcgtttttatttaaataatgtcaaTGGTCAATGGTCGTAATCGATATTTTCTTATCTTGGTATACGTTTTTTTATTTCGCCGATTATAGATCTAAGATCATCTTTGGGAAAACTGATTATATCTACAAGTACTTCTTTACTGCTATTATATGAaccttgtgttatatttttgaccaaacgaaaaaaattttattttcatttatagaaaaaaaaaactaaacaaattgaaaattcaatatatcTATACAGAACTTGAAGCGAGcctacatattttgaaaattatatggtgtatacaaaatgttaatataaatgtaaagtgATATAATGTATCTATAATGTAATGctatgagaattttttttagagttatttTGCGTAAACAttctcttttttttaaatttttttttccctgATGCTTTAGAAAATTACTGCagggaatattataatattcattattttttactaaaattgttcTATCTGaaatctttattaatatatatagttatttgtatcttatctatattaaatattgttttttttatctattctcAACATTGCAtacaccattgtaaaattaatac
This region includes:
- the LOC132946562 gene encoding histone acetyltransferase KAT7-like, coding for MTILENMIRPVASGVVNDDINICKRKRTLEKNSTIQTPVRCPSVIQLGKFEVETCYSCPFPQEENSPRLIFCEFCLKYTKCQSILERHMRHCNWRTPPGTEIYLSGDLSVFEVDGKVDKTYCETLCRLGKLFLDLKTLDFGVEPFLFYIVTKNDGFGCHLVGYFSKLKQNEDNFNVACIVIMPQYRRQGYGRILIEFSYLLSRIENQPGTPEKPLSGLGKISYDAYWKGVILQYLHHHRGIDNICINDISSETGLMKQDIIDTFQSLHMVVEIYKEITICVDWNIVDSHIKKKIELKQVHIAPDRLRWTPSNLPDDQKNRNFEEPFFIKCIPSG
- the LOC132946563 gene encoding uncharacterized protein LOC132946563 is translated as MYARDVTEDSNVTSTLYVKKGKYGKPPIKGTMYVIPDFKEDRMVPCSLPRAAGIKKKRVQTDASDRTFKKAKHEKLSIVGSTYQRDVAKDGNVSLTSRPIPPPQHIAQLEVVYGGPVGHCYLQGEIKMI